A single Dunckerocampus dactyliophorus isolate RoL2022-P2 chromosome 2, RoL_Ddac_1.1, whole genome shotgun sequence DNA region contains:
- the c2h10orf88 gene encoding ATPase PAAT isoform X2: MVDVGVKSAEAWLCQPEGRQLADLVLAVDVSGKDEGELTETFWGNPVLLEQVDEGSPCILTLTCSPASPATISHLMLVSEARTMEVYLQTGEYCGTVRGQRRDDVQHPDRGPFYRKQLTLEEPASSCEVKLLSLGGRGSLMLCGLVVGLRPLQPHPPGTSSDGAVNLQRVQSLVEGMGTTLSPGAQNLMDMVRVQHKNQTSSLDAFWPLLMGRGFLSTLAGEGHTPQPPQNPSGPLPEDSAHPDGPQRQLTEGSEPGAPLAEMMSHFLKGWEHGQVPSPAPELLPVLQKVCGQVTQLRLDDVTAAKERMTQNGTRELERAMERRLEEMERRLKEHMDRRLDALEQKLEKALLGALQQGTPGGPAAGVPELTVHRS; this comes from the exons ATGGTGGACGTTGGCGTGAAGAGCGCAGAGGCGTGGCTCTGTCAACCTGAAGGACGCCAACTGGCTGACTTGGTCCTGGCTGTTGACGTCTCAGGGAAAGATGAAGGGGAGCTCACGGAGACATTTTG GGGCAACCCCGTACTGTTGGAGCAAGTGGACGAGGGTTCTCCCTGCATCCTGACTCTGACCTGTAGTCCCGCCTCCCCCGCCACCATCAGCCACCTGATGCTCGTCAGCGAGGCTCGGACCATGGAGGTGTACCTGCAGACGGGAGAATACTGCGGGACGGTTCGGGGGCAGCGGCGGGACGACGTTCAGCATCCGGACAG AGGGCCGTTCTACAGGAAACAGCTGACCCTGGAGGAGCCGGCATCGTCATGTGAAGTCAAG CTTCTCTCCCTGGGGGGCCGTGGCAGCTTGATGCTGTGTGGCTTGGTGGTGGGGCTCCGGCCGCTGCAGCCCCACCCACCGGGCACCAGCAGCGACGGTGCCGTCAATCTGCAGCGGGTGCAGAGTCTGGTGGAAGGGATGGGCACCACCCTGTCCCCGGGGGCTCAGAACCTCATGGACATGGTGCGTGTCCAACACAAG AACCAGACCAGCTCCCTCGACGCCTTCTGGCCTCTGCTGATGGGGAGGGGCTTTTTGTCTACTCTGGCTGGCGAAGGCCACACCCCCCAG CCTCCACAAAATCCAAGCGGACCCCTACCAGAAGACTCCGCCCACCCGGACGGGCCACAGCGTCAACTCACCG AGGGCAGCGAGCCCGGCGCCCCGCTGGCTGAGATGATGTCCCACTTCCTGAAAGGGTGGGAACACGGGCAGGTGCCGAGCCCCGCCCCCGAGCTCCTGCCCGTGCTCCAGAAGGTTTGCGGTCAGGTGACACAGCTCAGACTGGACGACGTCACGGCAGCAAAGGAGAGGATGACGCAAAACGGCACACG GGAGCTGGAGCGGGCCATGGAGCGTCGCTTGGAGGAGATGGAGCGGAGGCTGAAGGAGCACATGGACCGCCGCCTGGATGCTCTGGAGCAGAAGCTGGAGAAAGCTCTGCTCGGCGCTCTCCAGCAGGGAACACCTGGCGGCCCGGCGGCGGGAGTGCCGGAGTTGACGGTCCACAGGTCATAG
- the c2h10orf88 gene encoding ATPase PAAT isoform X1, translating to MVMVDVGVKSAEAWLCQPEGRQLADLVLAVDVSGKDEGELTETFWGNPVLLEQVDEGSPCILTLTCSPASPATISHLMLVSEARTMEVYLQTGEYCGTVRGQRRDDVQHPDRGPFYRKQLTLEEPASSCEVKLLSLGGRGSLMLCGLVVGLRPLQPHPPGTSSDGAVNLQRVQSLVEGMGTTLSPGAQNLMDMVRVQHKNQTSSLDAFWPLLMGRGFLSTLAGEGHTPQPPQNPSGPLPEDSAHPDGPQRQLTEGSEPGAPLAEMMSHFLKGWEHGQVPSPAPELLPVLQKVCGQVTQLRLDDVTAAKERMTQNGTRELERAMERRLEEMERRLKEHMDRRLDALEQKLEKALLGALQQGTPGGPAAGVPELTVHRS from the exons ATGG TCATGGTGGACGTTGGCGTGAAGAGCGCAGAGGCGTGGCTCTGTCAACCTGAAGGACGCCAACTGGCTGACTTGGTCCTGGCTGTTGACGTCTCAGGGAAAGATGAAGGGGAGCTCACGGAGACATTTTG GGGCAACCCCGTACTGTTGGAGCAAGTGGACGAGGGTTCTCCCTGCATCCTGACTCTGACCTGTAGTCCCGCCTCCCCCGCCACCATCAGCCACCTGATGCTCGTCAGCGAGGCTCGGACCATGGAGGTGTACCTGCAGACGGGAGAATACTGCGGGACGGTTCGGGGGCAGCGGCGGGACGACGTTCAGCATCCGGACAG AGGGCCGTTCTACAGGAAACAGCTGACCCTGGAGGAGCCGGCATCGTCATGTGAAGTCAAG CTTCTCTCCCTGGGGGGCCGTGGCAGCTTGATGCTGTGTGGCTTGGTGGTGGGGCTCCGGCCGCTGCAGCCCCACCCACCGGGCACCAGCAGCGACGGTGCCGTCAATCTGCAGCGGGTGCAGAGTCTGGTGGAAGGGATGGGCACCACCCTGTCCCCGGGGGCTCAGAACCTCATGGACATGGTGCGTGTCCAACACAAG AACCAGACCAGCTCCCTCGACGCCTTCTGGCCTCTGCTGATGGGGAGGGGCTTTTTGTCTACTCTGGCTGGCGAAGGCCACACCCCCCAG CCTCCACAAAATCCAAGCGGACCCCTACCAGAAGACTCCGCCCACCCGGACGGGCCACAGCGTCAACTCACCG AGGGCAGCGAGCCCGGCGCCCCGCTGGCTGAGATGATGTCCCACTTCCTGAAAGGGTGGGAACACGGGCAGGTGCCGAGCCCCGCCCCCGAGCTCCTGCCCGTGCTCCAGAAGGTTTGCGGTCAGGTGACACAGCTCAGACTGGACGACGTCACGGCAGCAAAGGAGAGGATGACGCAAAACGGCACACG GGAGCTGGAGCGGGCCATGGAGCGTCGCTTGGAGGAGATGGAGCGGAGGCTGAAGGAGCACATGGACCGCCGCCTGGATGCTCTGGAGCAGAAGCTGGAGAAAGCTCTGCTCGGCGCTCTCCAGCAGGGAACACCTGGCGGCCCGGCGGCGGGAGTGCCGGAGTTGACGGTCCACAGGTCATAG
- the htra1b gene encoding serine protease HTRA1B yields the protein MCVTTLKVDPPCTTMLLLLCALTLLASADALVSKRAAVGCPETCDKSRCAPPTAECPTGTALDACDCCPACAAGEGEPCGAQRECAEGLTCALSDGVEVTTTIRRRGKAGVCACASREPVCGSDGVTYTNICQLRRVSRRATDTHRPPVIFIQRGACGEGRQNPDSLRFKYNFIADVVEKIAPAVVHIEVYRKMVYSKREVAMASGSGFIVSEDGLIVTNAHVVANKHRVKVELKSGATFDAKIKDVDEKADIALIKIDTAAKLPVLLLGRSADLRPGEFVVAIGSPFSLQNTVTTGIVSTTQRGGKELGLHNSDMDYIQTDAIINYGNSGGPLVNLDGEVIGINTLKVTAGISFAIPSDKIREFLAESHDRQSKGSSSNKKKYVGIRMMSLTPTLAKELKDRQSDFPDVTSGAYIMEVLSRTPAEAAGLRESDVIISINGERVMSASDVSAAIKRDDTLRMVVRRGNEDVILSIVPEEIDP from the exons ATGTGCGT AACAACTTTGAAAGTCGACCCGCCGTGCACAACGATGCTCCTGCTCCTTTGCGCGCTCACCCTGCTCGCCTCCGCCGACGCGCTCGTCTCCAAGCGCGCGGCCGTCGGCTGCCCGGAGACGTGTGACAAGTCCAGATGTGCGCCCCCGACCGCCGAGTGCCCGACCGGGACGGCGCTGGACGCGTGCGACTGCTGCCCGGCTTGCGCGGCCGGCGAGGGCGAGCCGTGCGGCGCCCAGCGGGAGTGCGCCGAAGGGCTGACATGCGCGCTGAGCGACGGAGTGGAGGTGACGACCACCATCCGGCGGAGGGGCAAGGCCGGCGTGTGCGCGTGCGCCAGCCGCGAGCCCGTGTGCGGCAGCGACGGCGTAACGTACACCAACATCTGCCAGCTGAGGCGCGTGAGCAGGCGCGCCACCGACACGCACCGTCCGCCCGTCATCTTCATCCAGAGAGGCGCGTGTGGCGAAG GCCGGCAGAACCCCGACAGCCTTCGCTTCAAGTACAACTTCATCGCTGACGTGGTGGAGAAGATAGCACCCGCCGTCGTTCACATTGAAGTCTATCGCAA GATGGTTTACTCCAAGCGGGAAGTCGCCATGGCCAGCGGCTCCGGCTTCATCGTGTCAGAGGACGGACTCATCGTCACCAACGCCCACGTGGTGGCGAATAAGCATCGAGTCAAG GTGGAGCTGAAGAGCGGCGCCACATTTGACGCAAAGATCAAAGACGTGGACGAGAAGGCCGACATCGCTCTGATCAAGATCGACACAGCG GCCAAACTGCCAGTTCTTCTGCTCGGCCGTTCTGCGGACCTTCGGCCCGGCGAGTTCGTGGTGGCCATCGGGAGTCCGTTCTCGCTCCAGAACACCGTGACCACCGGCATCGTCAGCACCACCCAGCGGGGGGGCAAGGAACTGGGCCTCCATAACTCGGACATGGACTACATCCAGACGGACGCCATCATCAAC TACGGCAACTCAGGAGGTCCGCTCGTCAACTTG GATGGAGAAGTCATCGGCATCAACACTCTGAAGGTGACGGCGGGAATCTCCTTCGCCATTCCCTCCGATAAGATCCGAGAGTTCCTGGCCGAGTCGCATGACCGACAGTCCAAAG GAAGCAGCAGCAACAAGAAGAAGTATGTGGGCATCAGGATGATGAGCCTCACGCCAAc GTTGGCTAAGGAGTTGAAGGACAGACAGTCAGACTTTCCAGACGTCACCTCTGGCGCTTACATCATGGAGGTACTCAGCCGGACCCCCGCTGAGGC CGCCGGGCTGCGGGAGAGCGATGTCATCATCAGCATCAACGGCGAGCGCGTGATGTCCGCCAGCGACGTTAGCGCCGCCATCAAGCGAGACGACACGCTCCGCATGGTGGTGAGGCGGGGCAATGAGGACGTCATTCTCTCCATCGTGCCTGAGGAGATCGACCCTTGA